The genomic interval GGCCCTACCTACCCGCGCCAGGGGAGCTTCGCGGCTGGCGGGCGCAGCTTCGATTATTCCCTCGTGCGCAGCGACTGGTCCGAGCGGACGAACGACGCGGCGCGCGTGAGGCTGCCCGATCCCGGCCCGCAGGCGAGCGGCACGCTCTACTGGAAGCGCTACCGCACCGGCGACGCCTTCACACCGGCACCGCTGGCGCGCGAGACGGTGGAGGGCGAGGCCATGCTCGTCGGGCGCCTGCCCGCCCAGCCGGCGGCCGGCAAGCTGGAGTACTACCTGGAACTCGAGACCGGCGAGGCGGCGCTGCGCGTCCCGCCGGCGGCGGAGGCGAACGTGGTCATCCGCTTCAAGGACCACGTGCCCGCCGCCATCCTCGTGCCGCACGTCATCCTGATGTTCTTCGCGGTGCTGATCGGCATGCGCACCGGCCTGGCCGCCATCTTCGCGCCGAGCAGCATGCGCCGCTGGTCCTGGGTGGCCCTGATCGGGATGACCGTGGGCGGCATGGTGCTCGGCCCCATCGTCCAGAAGTACGCCTTTGGCGAGTACTGGACGGGCTTTCCCTGGGGCGGCGACTGGACGGACAACAAGATGCTCGTCATGTGGCTGAGCTGGGTCTTCGCCTGCGCGGTGATCGGCTTCCGGCCCAAGCGGCGCGAGCTGATCCCGCGGGCGGCGGTGCTGCTCGGCGCCCTCGTGATGAGCGCGGTCTACCTGATCCCGCACAGCATGGGCGGCAGCGAGCTGGACTACGGCGCCGTCGAGCAGGGCGTGGATCCGGCCGAGGCGATCCGGACCGGCAAGCGGTGAACTCCGCTCAGCTCCACCTGCTGGCTGTGCATCTGCCGGTGCTGGCCTGTCCGGCCGCGACGCTCCTGCTGCTCCTCGCCCGGGTGCTCCGCAACGAGACGCTCTTCCACACGGGCTGCGCCTTTCTCGTCTTTGGCGCCCTGAGCGCCGCCGCGGCCTACTTCAGCGGTCCCGGCGCCTACGCGAGCCTGGCCCTGCCCGCCGGCCCCGAGCGGGCGCTGGCCGAGGCGCACGGCGCGCTCGGCAAGGGCGCCTTCATGGGGATGGTCCTCGGCGGTCTCGCCGCCCTGCTCGCGCTGCTGCAGGTCGGTCAGGGCGAGCGGGTCTCGCCCTGGCTGCGCTGGAGCCTGCTCGTCGCCGCGCTCGTCCTCAGCTGGCTGCTCGCCTGGACGGCCCACCAGGGCGGGCTGATTCGTCACGACGAGCTGCGCGCCCTCTCGCTGCCGCTCTTTCCGCGTCTGTAGCGCGGTCGCGCCGAACGCGAGGGCGCAAGCGAACGGCCGCCCCTGCCAGGCGGGAGCGGCCGTCCAATCGGTAGCGGAGCCGGAGGGCGCTACTTCTTGCGCTTCTCGACTTCCCTCTTGAGCTCTTCCCTGTTCAGCACCGCGAACTCGACGCGGCGGTTCTTCGTCCGGCCCTCGACGGTGCCATTGTCCGCCACGGGCTTGGTCTCGCCGTAGCCCTTGGTCGTGTACTGGCTGGCGCTGATCTTGGGGAAGTTCTTGGTCAGGTAGTCCAGCACGGCCTTGGCGCGGGCCTCCGACAGGGTCTGGTTGTGGGCGTCGCCGCCGCTGCTGTCGGTGTGACCGCCGATCTCCAGCTTGAGCTGCGGCCACTGCATGAGGATGTTGCCGATCTCCTTGAGCGGCTTCTCGGACTCGGGCTTGAGCGTGGCCTTGTTGGTGTCGAACAGGATCGCCGAGCTGCGGATCATGCCCGTGTCCAGGAACTGGGTCTCCATCTCGGAGACGTCCACCGGGCAGCCCTTGGCGTCGACCTTGGTGCCGGCCGGGGTGTTCGGGCACTGATCGATGCCATCGTAGACGCCATCGCCGTCGCTGTCCGAGGGGCAGCCCTTGGCATCGACGGTAGCGCCCTTGGGGGTGTTCGGGCACTGGTCGACGCCGTCGGGGACGCCGTCGCCGTCGCTGTCGACCGGGCAGCCCTTCATGTCGACCTTGACGCCGCTCGGGGTGTTCGCGGAGAGGGGGAGAGGTCGATCCCATCGAAGACGCCGTCGCCGTCGCTGTCCGAGGGGCAGCCCGTGGCGTCCACCTTGGCGCCCTGCGGCGTGTTCGCGCAGAGGTCGATCCCATCGAAGACGCCATCGCCGTCGCCATCGAGGGGGCAGCCCGTGGCGTCCACCTTGGCGCCCTGGGGCGTGTCGGGGCAAGCGTCCACGTCGTCGGAGACGCCGTCGCCATCGCTGTCGTGGGCCATTGCGCGTCCGAAGGGCCAGGGCCAGC from bacterium carries:
- a CDS encoding OmpA family protein, whose translation is MKGCPVDSDGDGVPDGVDQCPNTPKGATVDAKGCPSDSDGDGVYDGIDQCPNTPAGTKVDAKGCPVDVSEMETQFLDTGMIRSSAILFDTNKATLKPESEKPLKEIGNILMQWPQLKLEIGGHTDSSGGDAHNQTLSEARAKAVLDYLTKNFPKISASQYTTKGYGETKPVADNGTVEGRTKNRRVEFAVLNREELKREVEKRKK